The genomic region ccactgagaagagcctggctccatctcctTTGCACCTTCTCTTCACATATTGAGATCCTTCAGCCAGATCCCCACAGGCCTTCTCCACAACGAGCAGTCACGGCTCTCTCCAGCTCTCCCCAGaggacagatgctccagtcctgcCACCAGCTTGGCTGCCATTCACTGCGCTCCCTCCAGTAGGCCCATGGCTCTCCtgtcctggggagcccagaactggacccaggCCTCCAGCTGGGGCAACTCCAACAAGCCTCGggctctccagctttcctcccCAGGGCCTCAGCTTCAAGCTTCCCTGGCGCCAACTCCAGGAGGATCCTGCCAGGCCATTTCTCCGGCCTGcccagggccctctggaggGCAGCACCACCCTCTGGTGCATCCCTATCTCCTCCCAGCTTGGATCAGcagcagacttgctgagggcacGGCCTGCTCCGCCCTGCGCATCATTCATGAAGAGGCTGGGCAGGACTGGGCCTGGACGTGACATTGTTGCTACTTCGTGTCCCAGCCTCGCATCTCTAGTGGGTTTCTGTGGCAAGGTTTGGGTAGCAGGGGGCcgtaggggtggcttctgtgagaagactccagaagctgccccatgttagatgagggccccgctgctggccagagccaagccaacaAGCAACGACTCTGGGAGAGCGTATtaaagacaggggaaaaaaacaaaaaccaactaaaacaaacatgtctacacagcagctgggagagggaaaggagtgagaaacagccttgcaggcgccaagatcagtgaagaaggagagaggaggagaggtgctccaggcacgcagcccaagtcccctgcagcctgtggagaggcccctggtgcagcaggctgtccccctgcagcccatggagtaccacagtggagcagggctccacgctgcagcccgtggaggagcccccgctggagcaggtggccctgcagtgacagaggctgtggcctgtgcaagacccctgccggagcagattctgggccagccctgtagcccgtggagaggagcccatgcaagagcaggggatggagggggagctgctgcccgggggggacccaggctggagcagtgtgctcctgagggatggagccTGTGGGACGGAGCCATACTGGAGCAGTTCTCGAGGAGCTGCTGCgggtgggaagcccacgccggatcagtttgggaaggacggcacctgtgggagggaccccacgttggagcaggggacaagagtgaccgagaagcAGCGGCAGAGAccaagtgctacagactgaccgcagcccccattcccgcATTCTCCTACGCCACTcggggggaagagggggaagaGGACGGGTGGGGGAaaggtgttgttgttgttgttgttgtttccttttgtttctttgtttctcacttctctgcttctcctgcagcccgTGAGCCATCTCCCTGTGCCCTCCTCACAAGCCACGAGGGTTTCTCCCTCgaattttctctcccttccccagctgaggagggaacgagacagcagctgggtgggcaccTGGCCGCCAGCCTAGGCCAAGCCACCACGGCCATTCACGGGGATGAAGAGGCTGCACCGTGGGCTTGGAAGCCCAGGGGGTGTCTgtgaggctgggggagctccTGGGCCCTGCCGCATCATCCACCACTCCATGGTCTCCTAGTGACACGGAGGGAGCACTATGACACCAGTGACACAGGCGAGTCTGGGGGGGACTTTGCGTCTCTGGTGAGCGCCAGGcgtggaggcagcagctcctggcagcgaGGCGAGGCCAGGCGAGGCGAGGAGTTGCTGCGCAGCATGGCTGccggagaggaggagaaggcccCTGAGGCACAGGAGGACGGTGAGAGCAgatgccccagcagctccctggaggTGGAGGGCCCTGAGCAccccctggggctgtgcagagccGCTTGGGCTGTGGACACCCGGGGACGCCCTGCCAGGAGCCCCCGAGCAGGCCCTTGCGGGCGTCCCTCGGGGACACCTGCCAGGTGCTCAGTGGGGGGATGCTCTCATCCATGGCTGCCGCCCTGCCTCCCCCAGAGTGCGTGCTGTGCCACCGCTCGGACACCAGCTTGGATGGCTGCGGGCCGATGTTGCAGGTGGACGGGGTCTGCGCCCACGTGCACTGCCTGGTGAGCTCCCCGCGGCTGCCCGCGCCTTTCCCCAAGCCCTTGCCTGGCACCTGGAGCCCACAGGACTGTGGCATCCCCAGCGCGCTGCTCGCTGGCTgtcacctcctcctgctgcgctgccagcacagcctcccCACCATGGTCCCTATCTCCTTGCCCTGAGCAGCTGCGGGGCTTTGCTCTCTTCCAGTTTCCAGCCCAGGGCCTGTACCAGCGAGGCGCTGAAGGGGAAGGAATCTTCGGATTCCTCTGCGCGGATATCAGGCGGGTAGCGGGTCGGGCAGCTCGCAAGGTGAGGGCTTTTTTGGAGCAGACGAGGCTTGTGGCAGCTGAGCCCAAGCCCTGGCAAAGAAATCCTCGAGGCTCTGGACAAGCTCCGGGCAAGTGCCAGTGGCCCCGGCCACGTCCCTGACGGGGCTGCTGTGCTCTTTGCAGCGCTGCTGCGTCTGCCGCAAGAAGGGGGCCACCGTCGCCTGCTGGCAGAAGCGCTGCTCGCGCCGCTTCcacctgccctgcagctcccagcggGGCTGCATCTCGCAGTTCTTTGGGGACTACAGGTACGAGCTGCCCTAGcttgggctgcagccccctcagcctGCGCCCTGCAGGCAGAGTCCCCGGTGTGGCACGCGTGGTCCCTGGCCTCACTCAACTCTTCCGTCCTCACGCAGCTCCTTCTGCTGGGAGCACCGCCCGCAGCAGAGCGTGGAGACGCTGCAGGAGGGGCACACCACGTGCATCATCTgcatggaggtggtggaggacagCCTCTCCTACACCACCATGGTGTGCCCCTCCTGCAAGCACGCCTGGTTCCACCGCGGCTGCATCCAGGTAGGAGgcccttccctctgccagcCCGCAGGGACACCATGCGCCCGCAGCGGCGTCCTGCTCACACGGGGAGTCTCTCTTCCACAGGGACAGGCGCTTCGGGCGGGCCTCAGGCACTTTGCGTGTCCTCACTGCCGGGACCGGGAGCGCTTTCTCCCTGAGATGCTGCACATGGGAATCCGCGTGCCCAACAAGTgcgttccttccttccttccttccttccttccttccttcccaccccactCAAGGCAGGAGAGGGCACAGCCCCAGGCCCTAATCCCTCCAGGCAGACTGTCCCCAACAAAaggggctgcctgcctgggggaCAGGAGGATGCTGGCCTGCCGCCAGGGATGCCCCTGAGCCCTGTCCCAGCATCAGCACTGACACTTGCTGAGTGAGTGCCCCAGGAGCTCGTGACCTTTCTTTCCTACTTTCTCTTGAAGAAAGCCGGCTTGGGAGCaagacgaggaggaggagccgGCACTGCCGCAGCTGTATGGCCGCTGCGATGCCAGGCAGTGCCTGTACAGGGGAGGCCGCGAGCAGTGGCAAGAGGAAGGGTGAGcatccacagcagcagctccccggctgctgggggctgtgagccACATCTCCAGCAAGCCGTGCAgtggctgctggggctctgcccaggCACCTTCCCCTCTGCTGGGGCGCCGTGAGCAATGCTTCTGGAGCCTTGGGGGCCTTTGTGGCGCCactgcctgctgggctctgcgTGCTCACCAGCACAACTTCTTCCCCAggccctggcagctgctgctctgctcctcctgtgcCGCCAGCGGGACCCACCGCCGATGCTCcggccttggggacaccacgcaGCAGTGGGAGTGCGCTGGCTGCGCTGGCCCGGGCACTGGCACTGGTAAGGGGCACGGCGTGCTCAGGCTCGGGGCGCCAGAGCCCTCCGTGCCCTCTGCAGGCCAGGCAGGGTGGGCACATCCGCTGACCTTCCTGCCTCCCcttgcagctcccagctcctcaccCTCACCACCGGAGAGGAGAGCCGGCcgtggcagggtgctgccccAGCGCCACAGCCCCTACAGCCGGCCACAGCCCTGATCCCGGCCTGGGGACAGATGCTCCAGGGGGAGCACAGTGTGCTGCGGCTCGCTTTGTGCATTTGCCTGTACAAATaaagtggttttggttttttgtctACATGATTACCGCTTCTTGAACACTCAGACTAAGACATAAATACACGCAAAACACCCAcccctcaaaaaagaaaaaagaagaaaggaggcaCTGCTATTTAACAAAGCAGACCTGACCaccaagcaggaagctgaccccccagtgctgtgctgagcagaagcagagcCTCAGCACGTGGGCACTTGAACAACTCGGAGAAGAGTCAAGGCAGAGACAGACCAACCAAATCAGGACTGGAGCACAAACATTTAGCCCAACACTTTTTTGGTTTTACTATCATTAAaggaatatatttattaaagaatAACTTAAAAGTGGTTGTGGCCTCGAACTACCTTCTCCTACCAGAAGCTGATGCTCAGCCTCCGCTTTGGAAGAAGGCTCTAAGCAGAGTTACCACCCAAAGACAGCAATATTCTCCTTTCAGCATTATGGATTGAAATACGGTGTCCTGTGAAGGGGCTCCAGCAAAGAGAGTTCAAGCCAAACAAGTTGCAGCAATGGTCTGGCTGCAAATAGAAGGATAGATAGAAGGTACTTCATCAATATAAGCCTCCCCGCCTCCCATACTGACACAACACCTCCTGGCTTGCTCTGGAGGCCAGCCTCGCCTCAGCTCTCCCTTGCAGTCACCAGCCAGCCTGGAGCTTCCCCTACACAGGAGGCCACAGCCCCTTCCTTGCTCAGGACCACCCCCAACCActcccagctgcagaggaaaggGCCAGGTGCCCACGAAGACACACCAGGTTCACAAGACTACAAGTGCCAGGCCCAGCCCCATCGCAAGCACAGGTCTTTGCAGAAAAGGCTCTTCTTGCTCTTCCCACCACTACTAACCCTTGAGAATGCTACAGGGAGGCAGAGGATGcccagaaagaaggaagggacaAGAACACGACACTGCTCGGGCCTGGCTGAATGGCCGCGCTTTGGTTCAGGTCCCTGCAAAACCACCGGACACACAGTGGGCTCGGgcttggaaggcacctctgcaggtcacctgctccaacccccatgctcaagcagggccacctgcagCCACGTGgacactgggcaccactgagaagagcctggctccatctcctTTGCACCTTCTCTTCACATATTGAGATCCTTCAGCCAGATCCCCACAGGCCTTCTCCACAACGAGCAGTCACGGCTCTCTCCAGCTCTCCCCAGaggacagatgctccagtcctgcCACCAGCTTGGCTGCCATTCACTGCGCTCCCTCCAGTAGGCCCATGGCTCTCCtgtcctggggagcccagaactggacccaggCCTCCAGCTGGGGCAACTCCAACAAGCCTCGggctctccagctttcctcccCAGGGCCTCAGCTTCAAGCTTCCCTGGCGCCAACTCCAGGAGGATCCTGCCAGGCCATTTCTCCGGCCTGcccagggccctctggaggGCAGCACCACCCTCTGGTGCATCCCTATCTCCTCCCAGCTTGGATCAGcagcagacttgctgagggcacGGCCTGCTCCGCCCTGCGCATCATTCATGAAGAGGCTGGGCAGGACTGGGCCTGGACGTGACATTGTTGCTACTTCGTGTCCCAGCCTCGCATCTCTAGTGGGTTTCTGTGGCAAGGTTTGGGTAGCAGGGGGCcgtaggggtggcttctgtgagaagactccagaagctgccccatgttagatgagggccccgctgctggccagagccaagccaacaAGCAACGACTCTGGGAGAGCGTATtaaagacaggggaaaaaaacaaaaaccaactaaaacaaacatgtctacacagcagctgggagagggaaaggagtgagaaacagccttgcaggcgccaagatcagtgaagaaggagagaggaggagaggtgctccaggcacgcagcccaagtcccctgcagcctgtggagaggcccctggtgcagcaggctgtccccctgcagcccatggagtaccacagtggagcagggctccacgctgcagcccgtggaggagcccccgctggagcaggtggccctgcagtgacagaggctgtggcctgtgcaagacccctgccggagcagattctgggccagccctgtagcccgtggagaggagcccatgcaagagcaggggatggagggggagctgctgcccgggggggacccaggctggagcagtgtgctcctgagggatggagccTGTGGGACGGAGCCATACTGGAGCAGTTCTCGAGGAGCTGCTGCgggtgggaagcccacgccggatcagtttgggaaggacggcacctgtgggagggaccccacgttggagcaggggacaagagtgaccgagaagcAGCGGCAGAGAccaagtgctacagactgaccgcagcccccattcccgcATTCTCCTACGCCACTcggggggaagagggggaagaGGACGGGTGGGGGAaaggtgttgttgttgttgttgttgtttccttttgtttctttgtttctcacttctctgcttctcctgcagcccgTGAGCCATCTCCCTGTGCCCTCCTCACAAGCCACGAGGGTTTCTCCCTCgaattttctctcccttccccagctgaggagggaacgagacagcagctgggtgggcaccTGGCCGCCAGCCTAGGCCAAGCCACCACGGCCATTCACGGGGATGAAGAGGCTGCACCGTGGGCTTGGAAGCCCAGGGGGTGTCTgtgaggctgggggagctccTGGGCCCTGCCGCATCATCCACCACTCCATGGTCTCCTAGTGACACGGAGGGAGCACTATGACACCAGTGACACAGGCGAGTCTGGGGGGGACTTTGCGTCTCTGGTGAGCGCCAGGcgtggaggcagcagctcctggcagcgaGGCGAGGCCAGGCGAGGCGAGGAGTTGCTGCGCAGCATGGCTGccggagaggaggagaaggcccCTGAGGCACAGGAGGACGGTGAGAGCAgatgccccagcagctccctggaggTGGAGGGCCCTGAGCAccccctggggctgtgcagagccGCTTGGGCTGTGGACACCCGGGGACGCCCTGCCAGGAGCCCCCGAGCAGGCCCTTGCGGGCGTCCCTCGGGGACACCTGCCAGGTGCTCAGTGGGGGGATGCTCTCATCCATGGCTGCCGCCCTGCCTCCCCCAGAGTGCGTGCTGTGCCACCGCTCGGACACCAGCTTGGATGGCTGCGGGCCGATGTTGCAGGTGGACGGGGTCTGCGCCCACGTGCACTGCCTGGTGAGCTCCCCGCGGCTGCCCGCGCCTTTCCCCAAGCCCTTGCCTGGCACCTGGAGCCCACAGGACTGTGGCATCCCCAGCGCGCTGCTCGCTGGCTgtcacctcctcctgctgcgctgccagcacagcctcccCACCATGGTCCCTATCTCCTTGCCCTGAGCAGCTGCGGGGCTTTGCTCTCTTCCAGTTTCCAGCCCAGGGCCTGTACCAGCGAGGCGCTGAAGGGGAAGGAATCTTCGGATTCCTCTGCGCGGATATCAGGCGGGTAGCGGGTCGGGCA from Anas platyrhynchos isolate ZD024472 breed Pekin duck chromosome 9, IASCAAS_PekinDuck_T2T, whole genome shotgun sequence harbors:
- the LOC140003197 gene encoding PHD finger protein 7-like isoform X2 yields the protein MAAGEEEKAPEAQEDECVLCHRSDTSLDGCGPMLQVDGVCAHVHCLFPAQGLYQRGAEGEGIFGFLCADIRRVAGRAARKRCCVCRKKGATVACWQKRCSRRFHLPCSSQRGCISQFFGDYSSFCWEHRPQQSVETLQEGHTTCIICMEVVEDSLSYTTMVCPSCKHAWFHRGCIQGQALRAGLRHFACPHCRDRERFLPEMLHMGIRVPNKKPAWEQDEEEEPALPQLYGRCDARQCLYRGGREQWQEEGPWQLLLCSSCAASGTHRRCSGLGDTTQQWECAGCAGPGTGTGKGHGVLRLGAPEPSVPSAGQAGWAHPLTFLPPLAAPSSSPSPPERRAGRGRVLPQRHSPYSRPQP
- the LOC140003197 gene encoding PHD finger protein 7-like isoform X1; translation: MAAGEEEKAPEAQEDECVLCHRSDTSLDGCGPMLQVDGVCAHVHCLFPAQGLYQRGAEGEGIFGFLCADIRRVAGRAARKRCCVCRKKGATVACWQKRCSRRFHLPCSSQRGCISQFFGDYSSFCWEHRPQQSVETLQEGHTTCIICMEVVEDSLSYTTMVCPSCKHAWFHRGCIQVGGPSLCQPAGTPCARSGVLLTRGVSLPQGQALRAGLRHFACPHCRDRERFLPEMLHMGIRVPNKKPAWEQDEEEEPALPQLYGRCDARQCLYRGGREQWQEEGPWQLLLCSSCAASGTHRRCSGLGDTTQQWECAGCAGPGTGTGKGHGVLRLGAPEPSVPSAGQAGWAHPLTFLPPLAAPSSSPSPPERRAGRGRVLPQRHSPYSRPQP
- the LOC140003197 gene encoding PHD finger protein 7-like isoform X3 encodes the protein MAAGEEEKAPEAQEDECVLCHRSDTSLDGCGPMLQVDGVCAHVHCLFPAQGLYQRGAEGEGIFGFLCADIRRVAGRAARKRCCVCRKKGATVACWQKRCSRRFHLPCSSQRGCISQFFGDYSSFCWEHRPQQSVETLQEGHTTCIICMEVVEDSLSYTTMVCPSCKHAWFHRGCIQVGGPSLCQPAGTPCARSGVLLTRGVSLPQGQALRAGLRHFACPHCRDRERFLPEMLHMGIRVPNKKPAWEQDEEEEPALPQLYGRCDARQCLYRGGREQWQEEGPWQLLLCSSCAASGTHRRCSGLGDTTQQWECAGCAGPGTGTAPSSSPSPPERRAGRGRVLPQRHSPYSRPQP